A window of Pomacea canaliculata isolate SZHN2017 linkage group LG3, ASM307304v1, whole genome shotgun sequence contains these coding sequences:
- the LOC112560508 gene encoding LOW QUALITY PROTEIN: uncharacterized protein LOC112560508 (The sequence of the model RefSeq protein was modified relative to this genomic sequence to represent the inferred CDS: deleted 1 base in 1 codon), with the protein MVSNANRRDRLKRQNVAALSAPEPLTLNGPAPEDGLVGANTARSTSLATTRSQNPPMSLAVRAGLQRVYLEGMDFMKARVKDVLDDLKHLQCEYYSAMQPNEEEFEAYLKSCDRHLLRANAQLRKRSQQLEVIDSETRLVSLLNQLRELGSGDDGEEDGNNDVDHECVAFLTEFWGKLKSAFESLRAVVTKFQANVLNRLKLNYISYNDTDIHLDVCIQYTGDISEYMKQIEQILTNAQILLKSFDSGVHQDLFQKTPFAELILLSCDLKAFPLLRFVGDVCYKMDCMCDLAYQWLKRDEQFMHEIHDFIRQTRTMTRKREEDLRSQKEKQKKYEKSLKAATILLKNNREKLHKIEAELYVLEQQLNDSEHERRVRHDEMQQKESMADFLKLTLANTKRNYNLQTKRSRLVQQVKELKELLGAMEKDLLAIQDEIHVKSEEKVRLSVKVENGEKSYEALRSDADRISDSLEELESEVTSLSGQLLQLEIIHHLKTSPEKVEEIYDRPSTVKLAPSLKEKIKERKRHVLPKP; encoded by the exons ATGGTCTCCAATGCCAACAGGAGAGATCGACTAAAAAGACAGAATGTGGCAGCCTTGTCGGCCCCAGAACCACTGACCCTAAACGGTCCAGCCCCTGAAGATGGACTTGTGGGCGCGAACACGGCACGAAGTACATCCCTGGCAACAACCAGAAGTCAG AATCCGCCAATGTCCCTGGCCGTCAGGGCTGGCTTGCAGCGCGTGTACCTGGAGGGCATGGATTTCATGAAGGCCAGGGTCAAGGACGTGCTGGACGACCTTAAACACCTGCAGTGCGAGTACTACAGCGCGATGCAGCCAAACGAAGAAGAGTTCGAAGCCTACCTGAAAAGT TGCGACAGGCACCTCCTGCGGGCCAACGCGCAGCTGCGGAAACGTTCTCAGCAGCTGGAAGTCATCGACAGCGAGACGCGGCTCGTCTCTCTTCTGAATCAGCTGCGCGAGCTCGGCAGCGGCGACGATGGTGAAGAGGACGGCAACAACGACGTCGATCACGAGTGCGTCGCTTTTTTGACGGAGTTCTGGGGGAAGCTCAAATCAGCCTTCGAGAGCCTGCGAGCCGTGGTGACTAAGTTCCAGGCCAACGTCCTGAATCGCCTGAAGCTGAACTACATCAGCTACAATGACACCGACATCCACCTTGACGTATGTATACAGTACACGGGGGATATTTCAGAGTACATGAAGCAGATCGAGCAGATCCTCACTAATGCGCAGATACTGCTGAAGAGCTTCGACAGTGGAGTCCACCAGGACCTCTTCCAGAAGACACCCTTCGCCGAGCTCATCCTGCTGAGCTGCGATCTGAAGGCCTTCCCGCTGCTGCGGTTCGTCGGCGACGTGTGCTACAAGATGGACTGCATGTGCGACCTGGCGTACCAGTGGTTGAAAAGGGACGAGCAGTTTATGCACGAGATTCACGATTTCATTCGGCAGACGAGGACCATGACCCGCAAGAGAGAAGAGGATTTGAG GTCGCAGAAAGAGAAGCAAAAGAAGTACGAGAAGAGCCTGAAGGCTGCCACCATCTTGCTGAAGAACAACCGCGAGAAGCTGCACAAGATCGAGGCCGAGCTGTACGTGCTGGAGCAGCAGCTGAACGACAGCGAGCACGAGCGCCGCGTGCGTCACGACGAGATGCAGCAGAAGGAGAGCATGGCGGACTTCCTCAAGCTGACTTTGGCCAACACCAAGCGCAACTACAACCTGCAGACCAAGCGCTCGCGACTTGTACAACAG GTAAAGGAGCTGAAAGAGCTGCTGGGAGCCATGGAGAAAGACCTGCTTGCCATACAAGATGAGATTCACGTCAAATCAGAGGAGAAGGTTCGCCTCTCGGTTAAGGTCGAAAACGGGGAAAAGTCATACGAAGCCCTGCGCAGCGACGCGGACCGAATCTCCGACAGTCTGGAGGAGCTGGAGTCCGAGGTGACGTCCTTGTCCgggcagctgctgcagctggaGATCATCCACCACCTGAAGACGAGCCCCGAGAAGGTGGAGGAAATCTACGATCGGCCATCGACAGTGAAGCTGGCGCCGTCTCTcaaagagaaaattaaagagaggaagagacacGTTCTACCGAAGCCTTAG